A genome region from Panicum virgatum strain AP13 chromosome 4K, P.virgatum_v5, whole genome shotgun sequence includes the following:
- the LOC120704216 gene encoding uncharacterized protein LOC120704216 translates to MDNAEGPSPEPADRAAPDQDGSAQATPGLNSRRPNLSLQIPARTLDTSIPTSTRINISSSPSSTRAGLPPRPNSTRTKSSIKNIMPQHSFRARSSAHDGDRVILLNPGTPSEGQQDNPSTARSFSFRKVITSLSAKRTHSLPVTPVGTNDKVSSPANQLESLPTTSNQEVEAKIRRSLSVPGNRKNRSLRRADSLGVIRVIPTTPRPVPVDTTTSNDVIEETVDVPEDGGEDIPQEEAVCRICFVELNEGGETLKMECSCKGELALAHQDCAVKWFSIKGNKICDVCKQEVQNLPVTLLRIPTQTANRRIANAAQQRAAQQYRFWQDIPILVMVSMLAYFCFLEQLLVTDLQSRALAISLPFSCVLGLLSSMIASTMVSKSYLWAYASFQFAIVILFAHIFYNVLKVNAVLAVLLSSFTGFGIAISTNSLLVEYLRWRARRNQRLAQQAVNAAQHPESGSNGANDDRGDRRQGHDPNSGNNAV, encoded by the exons ATGGACAACGCCGAGGGGCCGTCCCCGGAGCCCGCCGATCGCGCG GCACCGGATCAGGATGGCAGTGCCCAAGCTACACCTGGCCTTAATTCGCGAAGGCCAAACCTTTCGTTGCAGATACCAGCCAGGACCTTGGATACCAGTATACCTACTTCGACAAGAATTAATATTTCCTCCAGCCCCAGTTCAACAAGAGCTGGTTTGCCACCAAGACCTAATTCAACAAGAACAAAATCATCTATCAAGAACATCATGCCTCAGCACAGTTTCAGGGCAAGGAGTTCAGCCCATGACGGTGACCGGGTGATCCTTCTGAATCCTGGGACACCATCTGAAGGCCAGCAGGATAACCCAAGTACAGCGAGATCGTTTTCTTTTAGAAAGGTTATCACCTCTTTATCAGCAAAACGGACACACTCTCTGCCAGTCACGCCTGTTGGAACTAATGACAAGGTTTCTTCTCCAGCAAATCAATTAGAGAGCCTGCCAACTACATCT AATCAAGAAGTCGAAGCAAAAATCAGGCGTTCGCTTTCAGTCCCAGGAAATCGCAAAAACAGAAGTTTGAGAAGAGCAGATTCATTAGGTGTCATCCGTGTGATTCCAACAACCCCACGACCTGTTCCAGTCGATACAACGACATCGAACGATGTCATTGAAGAAACTGTTGATG TCCCTGAAGATGGAGGCGAAGATATTCCTCAAGAAGAGGCAGTCTGCAGAATTTGTTTTGTTGAACTCAATGAAGGAGGGGAAACACTTAAAATGGAGTGCAGCTGCAAAGGAGAACTTGCCCTTGCACACCAAGATTGTGCTGTCAAATGGTTTAGCATCAAGGGAAACAAGATATGTGATGTCTGCAAACAAGAAGTTCAGAATCTTCCTGTGACTTTATTGAGGATACCAACTCAAACTGCAAACAGACGGATAGCGAATGCTGCTCAGCAGAGAGCAGCTCAACAATACAG ATTTTGGCAGGACATTCCAATTCTGGTGATGGTTAGCATGCTTGCGTACTTCTGTTTCTTGGAACAACTTCTG GTTACGGATTTGCAGTCACGTGCACTGGCAATTTCATTGCCTTTCTCATGTGTGTTGGGCCTCCTTTCTTCTATGATAGCATCGACTATGG TGTCAAAGAGCTATCTATGGGCCTATGCTTCATTCCAGTTTGCTATTGTCATCCTGTTTGCTCATATCTTCTACAACGTG CTGAAAGTGAATGCAGTCCTTGCAGTCCTACTCTCCTCATTCACTGGGTTTGGGATTGCTATTAGTACAAACTCTCTGCTAGTAGAGTATTTGAGGTGGAGAGCTAGGAGGAATCAGCGTTTAGCCCAGCAGGCTGTCAATGCTGCGCAGCATCCAGAATCTGGTAGTAATGGTGCAAATGATGATAGAGGTGACAGGCGGCAAGGGCATGATCCCAATTCTGGGAACAATGCTGTTTGA
- the LOC120704217 gene encoding probable 3-hydroxyisobutyrate dehydrogenase, mitochondrial, producing MAGFGWRVGCKVQRWGRSCFRGFSSAAIPSQLENVGFIGLGNMGSHMARNLITAGYKVTVHDINENSMKKFSEDGIPTKQSPLEVSESSDVVITMLPSSSHVLEVYNGTNGLLGGGSHLGPWLYIDSSTVDPQTSRKISMAISRCHLKENKGYAENPMILDAPVSGGVPAAEAAKLTFMVGGLEEAYLAAKPLLLSMGKRAIYCGGTGNGSAAKICNNMAMAISMLGVSEAFALGQNLGIKASTLTDIFNCSSARCWSSDTYNPVPGVMDGVPSSRNYHGGFTSKLMAKDLDLAMASASGVGFKCPMGSEAHEIYRKLCGDGCELKDFSCAFRHYYAGKDEE from the exons ATGGCGGGGTTCGGATGGAGAGTCGGTTGCAAGGTGCAGAGATGGGGTCGGAGTTGCTTCCGGGGCTTCTCTTCTGCTGCGATTCCGTCTCAGCTGGAG AATGTAGGATTCATAGGACTCGGGAATATGGGATCCCATATGGCAAGGAACCTGATTACGGCTGGATATAAAGTGACTGTTCATGATAT AAATGAAAATTCGATGAAGAAATTCTCAGAAGATGGAATCCCCACAAAGCAGTCTCCACTTGAAGTTTCAGAGTCGAGTGATGTCGTGATTACCATGCTTCCTTCCTCTTCCCAT GTTTTAGAGGTATACAATGGAACTAATGGCTTGCTTGGCGGTGGTAGCCACCTTGGACCTTGGTTGTACATAGATTCATCTACAGTTGATCCGCAAACATCAAGAAAGATATCGATGGCCATATCAAGATGTCatttaaaagaaaataaag GCTACGCTGAAAACCCAATGATTCTGGATGCTCCGGTGTCTGGAGGTGTTCCTGCTGCAGAAGCTGCGAAGCTAACTTTCATG GTGGGAGGTCTAGAGGAAGCATATTTAGCAGCCAAGCCCCTACTTCTCTCAATGGGGAAAAGGGCAATCTACTGCGGTGGGACTGGAAATGGCTCG GCTGCAAAGATCTGTAACAACATGGCAATGGCGATCAGCATGCTTGGGGTCTCGGAGGCCTTCGCTCTTGGTCAGAATCTTGGGATCAAAGCAAGCACTCTTACAGACATTTTCAATTGCTCAAGTGCTCGCTGCTGGAGTAG CGACACATATAACCCAGTTCCCGGAGTTATGGATGGCGTGCCATCATCGAGGAACTATCACGGTGGTTTCACCTCCAAACTAATG GCTAAAGATTTGGATTTGGCCATGGCCTCTGCATCTGGAGTCGGCTTCAAATGTCCCATGGGCTCTGAGGCACATGAAAT TTACCGAAAGCTCTGCGGGGATGGCTGCGAACTCAAGGACTTCTCATGTGCATTCCGCCATTACTATGCTGGCAAGGATGAAGAGTGA
- the LOC120704215 gene encoding geranylgeranyl transferase type-2 subunit alpha 1-like, with product MHGRPRRPAKPEDEAAASAKAAKLRDLQAQVLQNHHSRTYTKEAIGLSFKLLEINPEAYTAWNYRKLAFQHNIKELSDPEAIRSAVDDELRVVEVALRQNPKSYGAWYHRKWLLNQKLAPVDSKREFGLLDKLLKVDARNFHGWNYRRFLARFMAVPDEEELKYTMDKISDNFSNYSAWHNRSILLSNLLIQQSKGFESKQKIFTEEFELVTQALFTDPSDQSGWFYHLWLLAQTSTPDNPQLIASWPFNGAKLSSSLVKEKVEKSTLSSIWCHSLKERTVPIVLYFNEPVKGLNQSSVKLKSDLEFGKDIRWRALSVTDSGYSNCWATYLQIANECSSSQQYSVDVSIPCSDDIVSRSGSTYNCPVHLTFAIELISDEAQDIDLFDKPVAWNRSDSFQPHENRESMPFDLLKITSALVEEDSNWHFERLSEEIDLFRELPDDNSKFVKLTLARLLLACAAIKSRGRSLIERKRYCEEAMGYFSDLIRLDPSHKWYYEDERSLVLMDKLSCDTETFMKHCSVKVEPNLVPLNHVQLCSLSLTCIGFAERLIWVQVLDLSHNSLRSVEGLEALQQLVSLNISNNQISSFTALEPLTKIISLKVLDLSFNEIGAHSIDTTRYICSSPFSHKVEACEAFEECRKKSINVEEYWDAILFFESLKLAQLDIKGNAVASKEDFRTLVTMLIPSLKWLNGECAN from the exons ATGCACGGCCGGCCCCGGCGCCCAGCCAAGCCggaggacgaggcggcggcgtcagCGAAAGCCGCCAAACTCCGGGACCTCCAGGCCCAGGTCCTGCAGAACCACCACTCCCGCAC GTACACCAAAGAGGCAATTGGGTTGAGCTTCAAGCTGCTCGAGATAAATCCAGAGGCCTACACTGCATGGAACTACCGGAAGCTTGCATTCCAGCACAATATCAAGGAGCTTTCTGACCCAGAGGCCATCAGGTCTGCCGTCGACGATGAGCTCAGAGTG GTTGAGGTTGCTTTAAGGCAGAACCCAAAGTCCTATGGGGCTTGGTATCACCGGAAGTGGTTGCTAAACCAAAAGCTAGCCCCAGTGGATTCCAAACGTGAATTTGGCCTCTTGGATAAACTATTAAAGGTAGATGCCAGGAATTTCCATGGATGGAATTACCGAAG GTTCCTTGCAAGGTTCATGGCAGTGCCAGATGAGGAAGAGCTTAAGTACACTATGGATAAGATCAGCGACAACTTCAGTAATTACTCAGCATGGCACAATCGTAG TATACTTCTGTCCAATCTACTAATCCAACAGAGCAAAGGTTTCGAATCAAAGCAGAAGATTTTTACTGAGGAGTTTGAACTTGTCACTCAAGCTCTTTTCACGGATCCAAGTGATCAAAGCGGATGGTTCTACCACCTCTGGCTTTTAGCTCAAACATCTACTCCAGATAATCCACAGCTGATTGCTTCATGGCCTTTTAATGGTGCAAAGCTCAGTTCCTCTCTGGTCAAGGAAAAGGTTGAGAAGAGCACACTATCATCCATCTGGTGTCACTCACTGAAGGAAAGGACTGTACCCATCGTTCTCTATTTTAATGAGCCTGTCAAAGGATTAAATCAATCAAGTGTGAAGTTAAAATCTGATTTGGAGTTTGGTAAGGATATTCGCTGGAGGGCCCTTTCAGTGACAGATTCTGGTTATTCTAACTGTTGGGCCACGTATCTTCAAATTGCAAATGAATGTAGCAGTTCACAGCAATATTCTGTTGACGTGAGCATACCCTGCTCAGATGACATTGTGTCTAGAAGTGGCTCTACCTACAATTGTCCTGTGCATTTGACATTTGCTATTGAATTGATCAGCGACGAAGCCCAGGATATAGATCTGTTTGATAAGCCAGTCGCCTGGAATCGCTCAGATTCATTCCAGCCTCATGAAAATCGTGAGTCTATGCCTTTTGATCTGCTAAAGATCACTAGTGCCTTGGTCGAAGAGGATTCAAATTGGCATTTTGAAAGACTATCTGAGGAAATAGACCTTTTCAGAGAATTACCTGATGATAATAG CAAGTTTGTGAAGTTGACATTAGCCCGGCTGTTGCTTGCTTGTGCTGCAATAAAGTCCCGTGGAAGATCTCTCATTGAAAGGAAGAGATACTGTGAAGAGGCGATGGGGTACTTCAGTGACTTAATTCGCCTGGATCCATCTCATAAATGGTACTATGAGGATGAACGGAGCTTAGTACTAATGGATAAG TTAAGTTGTGACACGGAGACTTTCATGAAGCACTGTTCAGTTAAGGTTGAACCAAATTTGGTTCCGCTGAATCATGTGCAACTTTGCTCATTGTCTTTAACGTGCATTGGATTTGCTGAACGCCTGATATGGGTTCAAGTTCTGGACCTAAGCCATAACAGTCTTAGATCAGTTGAAG GTTTGGAGGCTTTGCAGCAGCTTGTGTCCTTGAACATCAGCAACAACCAGATCAGTAGTTTCACAGCACTTGAACCCCTTACGAAGATAATTTCTTTGAAAGTACTGGATTTATCTTTCAACGAGATTGGAGCTCACTCAATTGACACAACTCGGTATATATGTTCATCTCCTTTCTCACACAAAGTTGAAGCATGTGAAGCTTTTGAAGAGTGCCGGAAGAAAAGTATCAATGTGGAGGAATACTGGGACGCCATACTGTTCTTCGAATCTCTGAAGTTGGCTCAGCTTGATATCAAAGGAAATGCAGTAGCAAGCAAGGAGGACTTCAGAACTCTTGTCACGATGCTCATTCCTTCTCTAAAATGGCTCAATGGCGAGTGTGCCAATTAA
- the LOC120702267 gene encoding N-alpha-acetyltransferase 38-A, NatC auxiliary subunit-like, protein MEGSLVSSQAIPVSEDDYCNSSSAPADAAGSSSPAVAKLRKLLFRRMLIGVNDGRYFLGLFHCIDKQGNIILQDAVEYRSARHSSPPTEQRCLGLILIPAACRSSCQVDCSIEEKMSLLCLE, encoded by the coding sequence ATGGAAGGATCATTGGTGTCATCTCAAGCTATCCCAGTTTCTGAAGATGATTATTGCAACAGCTCCAGTGCACCTGCTGATGCTGCTGGCAGCAGCTCACCAGCTGTTGCCAAACTCCGGAAGCTGCTGTTCAGGCGAATGCTGATTGGTGTGAATGATGGCCGCTACTTCCTCGGGTTGTTCCACTGCATCGATAAGCAAGGGAACATAATCCTCCAGGATGCCGTGGAGTACCGCAGTGCCCGCCATTCTTCACCTCCGACAGAGCAGCGGTGCCTGGGGCTCATCTTGATCCCTGCCGCTTGCCGCTCGTCATGCCAGGTCGATTGCTCTATTGAAGAGAAGATGTCGCTTCTGTGTTTAGAGTGA
- the LOC120704221 gene encoding zinc finger CCCH domain-containing protein 45 — MEDGDGGLSFDFEGGLDSAPAVGGPVPSSADPGVGGGGGGDGPGMHGRGRGRGSYRQTVCRHWLRGLCMKGDACGFLHQFDKARMPVCRFFRDFGECREPDCAYKHSYDDVKECNMYKMGFCPNGPNCRYKHVKLPGPPPPVEEVLQKILQMRSFNRYGPNRNNNYNQQGERPQHPQGSGLPNQNAAENATATAPPTGGQQAPMANQQPPQQQHKPNTNDQVQGASNGNQTTRIATPLPQGPSRYFIVKSCNRENLEISVQQGIWATQRSNEAKLNEAFESTENVILIFSINRTRHFQGCAKMTSRIGGYIGGGNWKSAHGTAHYGRNFSMQWLKLCELSFQKTHHLRNPYNDNLPVKISRDCQELEPFIGEQLASLLYLEPDSELTAMLIAAEAKREEEKAKGVSADEAADNQDIVLFDDNEEEEEEESEEEEEGNGQESQGRGRGRGMMWPPQMPMMRGPMMGGRFPPNMIGDGFGFGGGFGMPDPFGMPRGFPPFGGPRFPVDFARGPMPGMAFPGRPPQPFPLGLDMMMGPGRGPMMGGMGMGGPGRPNRPMGMAPFMPPPPPNNRLSKREQRRPGGDRGDRFETASDQGSRGHENTGNSGAEAARSQSGDRYGRNTLRDDDSESEEEAAPRRSRKR, encoded by the exons ATGgaagacggcgacggcggcctgaGCTTCGACTTCGAGGGCGGCCTCGACTCCGCCCCGGCGGTCGGGGGCCCCGTGCCGTCCTCCGCGGACcctggcgtgggcggcggcggaggcggcgatggTCCGGGCATgcacggccgcggccgcggccgcgggagcTACCGCCAGACGGTGTGCCGGCACTGGCTGCGCGGGCTCTGCATGAAGGGCGACGCGTGCGGGTTCCTGCACCAGTTCGACAAGGCCCGCATGCCCGTCTGCCGCTTCTTCCGGGACTTCGGCGAGTGCCGCGAGCCCGACTGCGCCTATAAGCACTCTTACGACGACGTCAAGGAGTGCAACAT GTACAAGATGGGGTTTTGTCCCAATGGCCCTAATTGCCGGTACAAACATGTCAAGCTACCTGGGCCACCGCCTCCTGTTGAGGAAGTTCTACAGAAGATTTTGCAGATGCGCTCTTTCAACAGATACGGTCCGAATAGAAACAATAACTATAATCAGCAGGGTGAGAGACCTCAACATCCACAGGGTTCTGGGTTGCCTAACCAAAATGCGGCAGAAAATGCTACTGCTACGGCTCCACCAACTGGTGGACAACAAGCACCAATGGCGAATCAACAGcctccacagcagcagcacaagCCGAATACAAATGACCAGGTCCAAGGTGCTTCAAATGGCAATCAAACTACTAGAATCGCAACACCGCTTCCACAAGGGCCATCTAG GTACTTCATTGTTAAAAGTTGCAATCGAGAGAATCTGGAAATATCAGTTCAGCAGGGAATTTGGGCCACTCAGAGGAGTAATGAAGCTAAACTTAATGAAGCGTTTGAATCCACTGAGAATGTTATTTTAATATTCTCAATCAATAGAACTCGCCATTTCCAG GGGTGTGCAAAGATGACTTCTAGAATTGGTGGCTACATTGGTGGCGGAAATTGGAAATCTGCTCATGGAACAGCACATTATGGTCGGAACTTCTCTATGCAGTGGCTTAAG CTCTGTGAACTATCATTTCAGAAAACTCATCATCTCCGCAATCCATACAATGATAATCTCCCAGTTAAG ATCAGCAGAGATTGCCAGGAACTAGAACCTTTCATTGGTGAGCAGTTGGCTTCCCTGCTTTATCTAGAACCAGACAGTGAACTTACG GCTATGCTAATTGCAGCAGAGGCTAAGAGAGAAGAGGAAAAGGCAAAGGGAGTCAGTGCTGACGAGGCAGCTGATAATCAAGATATCGTGCTGTTTGAtgacaatgaagaagaggaggaagaggaaagtgaggaggaggaagaaggcaatGGCCAAGAGTCTCAAgggaggggaagaggaagagggatgATGTGGCCACCTCAAATGCCAATGATGCGTGGGCCAATGATGGGAGGGCGTTTTCCTCCCAACATGATTGGCGACGGCTTTGGTTTTGGTGGCGGCTTTGGCATGCCCGATCCTTTCGGCATGCCGCGTGGTTTCCCGCCCTTTGGCGGCCCAAGGTTCCCTGTTGACTTTGCTAGAGGCCCTATGCCTGGTATGGCCTTCCCGGGCAGGCCTCCGCAGCCTTTCCCCCTAGGCCTTGACATGATGATGGGCCCCGGCCGTGGCCCGATGATGGGAGGCATGGGAATGGGCGGGCCTGGACGGCCTAACCGCCCCATGGGTATGGCGCCTTTCATGCCCCCTCCACCTCCGAACAACCGCCTCAGCAAGCGGGAGCAGAGAAGGCCGGGTGGCGACCGTGGTGATAGGTTCGAGACGGCATCAGATCAGGGGAGCAGAGGCCACGAGAACACTGGGAACTCCGGAGCTGAGGCAGCCAGATCGCAGTCCGGTGACAGGTACGGCAGAAACACCCTCCGGGACGATGACAGTGAGAGCGAAGAGGAAGCAGCCCCAAGGCGGTCAAGGAAACGGTAG